TCAAATGTACCAGCGCAACATCTTTACGCAAGCGGTAGATGCGTGGAATGAGCTGAGCAGAGAGCAGCAGGAAGCTTACAACAGAATTGCAACTCCTTACGGAATCAGTGGTTTCAATCTTTTCGTAAGAAGGTATATCGAGCTTGCGAGAGCTGATGAGAAATATTATGCGCCGGTAACTGCTGAGATCAAAGTAATAGACGAAGAGCGCCATCCAGTTGAGAAAGCAACAGTGATAATCAAGAAAGGCAGAGCGATCGTTTACCAAGGCTTCACTGACGAAGAAGGCAAATGCACTCTAGCGCTAACCAAAGAAGACGAGCCTTACGATGTCAATATCGTAATGCCCGGCTACGAAACCATAGTAATTCCGGATATGAAAATCGCGCAGCTCAGCAAGACCTTTACTCTCAAGGTACTGCCACCAGTGATAGATCCGTAGCTCTCTTTCTCTTTTTAATAGGTGAATGGCTCTCGTCTTCGTAAGTGAAAGTGAAATAAGAAAATGGACGAACTAACCACTCTCATAAC
This Candidatus Thermoplasmatota archaeon DNA region includes the following protein-coding sequences:
- a CDS encoding carboxypeptidase-like regulatory domain-containing protein yields the protein QMYQRNIFTQAVDAWNELSREQQEAYNRIATPYGISGFNLFVRRYIELARADEKYYAPVTAEIKVIDEERHPVEKATVIIKKGRAIVYQGFTDEEGKCTLALTKEDEPYDVNIVMPGYETIVIPDMKIAQLSKTFTLKVLPPVIDP